A stretch of the Brevundimonas sp. MF30-B genome encodes the following:
- a CDS encoding Rieske (2Fe-2S) protein, with protein MTAAAPAARPRVWKTPPGVALCAETDIAEPGARGFVLQIGEAFFHGFVVRKAGQVAGWIDRCPHAGFPIAVELDRYLTPDGSTILCSWHGAVFEPLTGECLGGPCAGGRLTPWPVKAEGGVIRTA; from the coding sequence TTGACGGCCGCCGCGCCCGCCGCCCGTCCGCGCGTCTGGAAGACCCCGCCGGGCGTCGCTCTGTGCGCCGAGACCGACATCGCCGAGCCCGGCGCGCGCGGCTTCGTGCTGCAGATCGGCGAGGCTTTCTTTCACGGGTTCGTGGTGCGCAAGGCCGGCCAGGTGGCGGGCTGGATCGACCGCTGCCCGCATGCCGGCTTTCCCATTGCGGTGGAGTTGGATCGCTATCTGACGCCCGACGGCTCGACCATCCTGTGCAGCTGGCACGGCGCGGTGTTCGAGCCGCTGACCGGCGAATGCCTGGGCGGCCCCTGCGCCGGCGGCCGCCTCACCCCCTGGCCCGTGAAGGCCGAGGGCGGAGTGATCCGGACGGCCTAG
- the glpK gene encoding glycerol kinase GlpK gives MSNLILAIDQGTTSTRAIAFEVSPDGAFAPVAVSQIELQQHFPRSGWVEHDAAEIWTATLQTCREAIRKAGGVGRFAAIGITNQRETSVVWDAATGEPLHRAVVWQDRRTADVTARLAAEGHEAEVQTATGLILDPYFSASKFAWLLDAVPGGRERAERGEVRLGTIESWLIFKLTGGDSHVSDATNASRTSLMDLRSRQWRPDLCELFGVPMKALPEIRDCDSRLGETDASLFGRALPIHGAAGDQQAALVGHGALQPGEAKITYGTGAFLVANVGAEPVASTSRLLGTLAYAAEGRVAYALEGSIFSAGSAIQWLRDGLKVISESRQSEAMAQSLAENGGVYLVPGFTGLGAPWWEPEARGTVIGLTRDAGPAHMVRAALESLAYQTRDLLDALARDGAPRLETLRVDGGVTANAFAMQFVADICEVTVERPAFQEMTALGAARLAAFGCGLTDRLATPPSEAPAIWRPKMDDEQRQALLKGWRRAVRAAIIAAGGNPE, from the coding sequence ATGTCCAACCTCATCCTCGCCATCGATCAGGGCACGACCTCGACGCGGGCCATCGCCTTCGAGGTCTCGCCCGACGGCGCATTTGCGCCCGTCGCCGTCAGCCAGATCGAACTGCAGCAGCACTTCCCCCGCTCGGGATGGGTCGAGCATGACGCGGCCGAGATCTGGACCGCGACGCTTCAGACCTGTCGCGAGGCGATCCGCAAGGCCGGCGGCGTCGGCCGTTTCGCCGCCATCGGCATCACCAATCAGCGCGAGACCTCGGTCGTGTGGGACGCGGCCACGGGCGAGCCTCTGCACCGCGCCGTGGTCTGGCAGGACCGGCGCACCGCCGACGTCACCGCCCGCCTGGCCGCCGAGGGGCACGAGGCGGAGGTCCAGACGGCGACCGGCCTGATCCTGGATCCCTATTTCTCGGCGTCCAAGTTCGCCTGGCTGCTGGACGCCGTGCCCGGCGGCCGCGAGCGGGCCGAGCGGGGCGAGGTGCGGCTGGGCACCATCGAGAGCTGGCTGATCTTCAAGCTGACCGGCGGCGACAGCCATGTGTCCGACGCCACAAACGCCAGCCGCACCAGCCTGATGGACCTGCGCAGCCGTCAGTGGCGGCCGGACCTGTGCGAGCTGTTCGGCGTGCCGATGAAGGCCCTGCCCGAGATTCGCGACTGCGACTCCCGGCTGGGCGAGACTGACGCCAGCCTGTTCGGCCGAGCCCTGCCAATCCATGGCGCGGCGGGGGATCAGCAGGCGGCCCTGGTGGGGCACGGCGCGCTGCAACCCGGCGAGGCCAAGATCACATACGGCACGGGCGCCTTCCTGGTCGCCAATGTCGGGGCCGAGCCAGTGGCCTCGACCAGCCGGCTGCTGGGGACGCTGGCCTATGCGGCCGAGGGGCGGGTCGCCTATGCGCTGGAAGGGTCGATCTTCTCGGCCGGCTCGGCGATCCAGTGGCTGCGCGACGGGCTGAAGGTCATCTCCGAAAGCCGTCAGTCCGAGGCGATGGCGCAGTCGCTGGCGGAAAATGGCGGCGTCTACCTCGTGCCGGGGTTCACCGGCCTGGGCGCGCCCTGGTGGGAACCGGAGGCGCGCGGAACCGTCATCGGCCTGACCCGCGATGCCGGCCCGGCGCATATGGTCCGCGCCGCGCTGGAGAGCCTGGCCTACCAGACGCGCGACCTGCTGGACGCCCTGGCCCGCGACGGCGCCCCGCGGCTGGAGACGTTGCGCGTGGACGGCGGGGTCACGGCCAACGCCTTCGCCATGCAGTTCGTGGCCGACATCTGCGAGGTGACGGTCGAGCGCCCGGCTTTCCAGGAGATGACGGCGCTGGGCGCGGCGCGCCTAGCCGCCTTCGGCTGCGGTTTGACTGACCGGCTGGCGACCCCGCCGTCCGAAGCGCCGGCGATCTGGCGACCGAAAATGGATGACGAACAGCGCCAGGCTCTGCTGAAAGGCTGGCGCCGCGCCGTGCGGGCCGCCATCATCGCGGCCGGAGGAAATCCTGAATGA
- a CDS encoding uroporphyrinogen-III synthase, producing MAPVRRDPGRGRRGRRARTGRTPGRTGARRRRRPEDRALTPIRRVWITRASPGAERTADRLTVLGFQPVVAPLLAIEPIPQPAPDLDGVRTLVFTSRNGVAAFAALSDRRDRPVLTVGDATADAARQAGFQDVTSASGALDDLAALIRRTPNAGPVLACLAETPAGDLAARVGGGVEIRTLPVYRAVATPAAPPQAFDAVLIHSPRAALELARRLAPDAARSRLAITISPAAAAPLAAMPFAAVRVAAHPHESALISALGNPGARV from the coding sequence CTGGCGCCGGTCCGGCGAGATCCAGGCCGAGGCAGGCGAGGACGCCGCGCGCGAACTGGGCGAACACCTGGGCGCACAGGTGCACGACGCCGCCGGCGACCAGAGGATCGCGCTCTGACGCCGATCCGCCGCGTCTGGATCACGCGCGCCTCGCCCGGCGCCGAGCGGACCGCCGACCGCCTGACCGTCCTGGGCTTCCAGCCTGTCGTCGCGCCCCTTCTGGCCATCGAGCCGATTCCTCAGCCCGCGCCCGATCTGGACGGGGTGCGGACCCTGGTCTTCACCAGCCGGAACGGCGTCGCCGCCTTCGCCGCCCTCAGCGACCGTCGCGACCGCCCTGTCCTGACCGTCGGCGACGCCACCGCGGACGCCGCGCGCCAAGCGGGCTTTCAGGACGTGACCTCGGCGTCGGGCGCGCTGGACGACCTCGCCGCCCTCATCCGCAGAACGCCGAACGCTGGCCCCGTCCTGGCCTGCCTGGCCGAGACGCCTGCGGGCGACCTGGCCGCCCGCGTCGGGGGCGGCGTCGAGATCCGCACGCTGCCCGTCTATCGCGCCGTCGCCACGCCGGCCGCCCCGCCGCAGGCCTTCGACGCCGTGTTGATCCATTCGCCCCGCGCGGCGCTGGAACTGGCCCGTCGTTTGGCTCCCGACGCTGCCCGCTCGCGCCTCGCCATCACCATCTCGCCCGCCGCCGCGGCCCCGCTCGCGGCCATGCCGTTCGCCGCCGTGCGCGTCGCCGCCCACCCCCACGAGTCCGCCCTCATCTCGGCGCTTGGCAATCCCGGCGCGCGCGTATAA
- a CDS encoding NAD(P)H-dependent glycerol-3-phosphate dehydrogenase — protein MEFHKAGVIGAGAWGTALAQVAARAGLSVTLQARETEVVESIRERRVNEAFLPGVTLDERIAVTSDLADLADCDLILAVPPAQHMRATLAAFKPHAHAGLPIILCSKGVERGSLKLMTDVLAETLPDAAPAVLSGPSFAGEVARGLPAAVTLACKDADLGEELMWTLSGPGFRPYLAGDLIGAEVGGAIKNVLAIACGLSEGRGLGRSAHAAIITRGFAEMTRVGVALGGQAETVAGLCGLGDLVLTCSSPQSRNMSLGLALGQGQSVQEALAGKRSVAEGYESAPAVRELSARLGVDTPICEGVAALLNGETTVDELIDNLLSRPLKAERI, from the coding sequence ATGGAGTTTCACAAGGCGGGTGTGATCGGCGCGGGCGCCTGGGGCACGGCCCTGGCGCAGGTCGCGGCGCGGGCGGGCCTTTCGGTCACGCTGCAGGCGCGCGAGACCGAGGTGGTCGAAAGCATCCGCGAGCGCCGCGTCAACGAGGCCTTCCTGCCGGGCGTGACGCTGGACGAGCGCATCGCCGTGACCAGCGACCTGGCCGATCTGGCGGACTGCGACCTGATCCTGGCCGTGCCGCCGGCCCAGCACATGCGCGCCACGCTTGCGGCCTTCAAACCCCATGCGCACGCCGGCCTGCCGATCATCCTGTGCTCCAAGGGCGTCGAGCGCGGCTCGCTGAAGCTGATGACCGACGTGCTGGCCGAGACCCTGCCGGACGCCGCGCCGGCGGTGCTGTCAGGCCCCAGCTTCGCCGGAGAGGTCGCGCGCGGCCTGCCCGCCGCCGTCACCCTGGCCTGCAAGGATGCGGACTTGGGCGAGGAACTGATGTGGACCCTCTCGGGGCCCGGCTTCCGGCCCTATCTGGCCGGCGACCTGATCGGCGCCGAGGTCGGCGGGGCGATCAAGAACGTGCTGGCCATCGCCTGCGGCCTCAGCGAAGGCCGGGGCCTGGGCCGCAGCGCCCATGCCGCCATCATCACCCGCGGCTTCGCCGAAATGACCCGCGTCGGCGTGGCCCTGGGCGGCCAGGCCGAGACCGTGGCGGGCCTGTGCGGCCTCGGCGATCTGGTGCTGACCTGCTCCAGCCCGCAGTCGCGCAACATGAGCCTGGGGCTGGCGCTCGGCCAGGGTCAGAGCGTCCAGGAGGCCCTGGCCGGCAAACGGTCAGTGGCAGAGGGCTATGAGAGCGCGCCAGCCGTGCGTGAACTGTCCGCCCGCCTGGGTGTCGACACGCCCATCTGCGAGGGCGTCGCCGCCCTGTTGAACGGCGAGACGACCGTGGACGAGCTGATCGACAACCTGCTGTCGCGCCCGCTGAAGGCCGAGCGGATTTGA
- a CDS encoding Crp/Fnr family transcriptional regulator: MLIEQDSAVDAVHFPVDALLANVVRLDGGASVETAIVGREGVSGLAPVMSSTHCSWEVVTRRAGSAFSLPAAVLRMRFGQSRELRERLLILTSHYQSQAAQTAACNSVHRVSQRLARWLLTAAELSGDERVDLTQEELSALLGAQRTTVTEAARGLKTAGALIYSRGVVRISDRERLERAACGCFAAERDRMRRLKLTT, encoded by the coding sequence GTGCTGATCGAACAGGACAGCGCGGTCGACGCCGTCCATTTTCCGGTCGATGCGCTTCTGGCCAACGTCGTGCGCCTGGACGGCGGGGCCAGCGTCGAGACCGCCATCGTCGGGCGCGAAGGTGTATCTGGACTGGCGCCGGTCATGTCGTCCACGCATTGTTCGTGGGAGGTCGTGACCCGGCGCGCCGGATCGGCCTTCAGCCTGCCCGCAGCTGTGCTGCGGATGAGGTTCGGACAAAGCCGCGAGCTTCGCGAGCGGCTGCTGATCCTGACGTCGCACTATCAGAGCCAAGCGGCCCAGACCGCCGCGTGCAACAGCGTGCACCGTGTGTCTCAGCGACTGGCGCGGTGGCTGCTGACCGCCGCCGAACTGAGTGGCGACGAGCGCGTCGACCTGACTCAAGAAGAGCTCAGCGCTCTGCTGGGGGCACAGCGGACCACCGTCACCGAGGCGGCCCGGGGGCTCAAGACCGCCGGCGCCCTGATCTACAGCCGGGGCGTCGTCCGGATCAGCGACCGCGAGCGATTGGAGCGCGCCGCCTGCGGCTGTTTCGCGGCCGAGCGCGACCGCATGCGGCGGCTGAAGCTGACGACTTGA
- a CDS encoding AbgT family transporter, with the protein MSDIQPATPDGAPPPAPKRNAFTRFLDTVEWLGNLLPHPVTLFAILALGMVVLSGIFGWMGVAVEDPRPVGAAGRSDDGMIRAVSLLSADGIRRIFSSLVTNFTSFAPLGVVLTAMLGIGVAEKSGVLSAAVRGIVLGASKNVVTVAIVFAGVMSNTASELGYVILIPLAGAVYYSLGRHPLAGMAAAFAGVSGGYSANLLIGTIDPLLAGITEEAARLIDPTYAVTATANYYFMAASTFLVTIVGSLVSIFIVEPKLGAYDSSRADPEVLKGGAAEPLTPIEKKGLGWAGLAVLAVLALMALTLVPEWGVLRNPETGDQLRSPFFSGFAVWILIFFLAIGVAYGRAVGTVKNDRDVIDGMAMAMSTLGLYMVIVFFAAQFVAFFNWSNLGAITAVNGAQVLQDLGLTGPALFIGFILMCCIVNLMLGSASAQWAMTAPIFVPMLMLIGYSPEVIQAAYRIGDSTTNIITPMMSYFGLILAWAVRFDKKVGIGTMIAMMLPYSIFFTITWMALFFLWVFGLGLPVGPGSPTFYSVG; encoded by the coding sequence ATGTCCGATATTCAGCCCGCCACGCCGGACGGCGCGCCGCCGCCCGCGCCGAAGCGCAACGCCTTCACGCGCTTTCTCGATACGGTGGAGTGGTTGGGCAATCTGCTGCCGCACCCGGTGACCCTGTTCGCCATCCTGGCGCTGGGCATGGTGGTGCTGTCCGGCATCTTCGGCTGGATGGGCGTGGCGGTCGAGGATCCGCGCCCGGTCGGGGCGGCGGGTCGATCGGACGACGGCATGATCCGCGCCGTCAGCCTGCTGAGCGCGGACGGCATCCGCCGCATCTTCTCCAGCCTGGTGACCAACTTCACCAGCTTTGCGCCCCTGGGCGTGGTGCTGACCGCCATGCTGGGCATCGGCGTGGCCGAGAAGTCGGGCGTGCTGTCGGCGGCGGTGCGCGGCATCGTGCTGGGCGCATCCAAGAATGTGGTGACGGTGGCGATCGTCTTCGCCGGCGTCATGTCCAACACCGCGTCCGAGCTGGGCTACGTCATCCTGATCCCGCTGGCCGGGGCGGTCTATTATTCGCTGGGCCGGCATCCGCTGGCGGGCATGGCGGCGGCCTTCGCCGGGGTGTCGGGGGGCTATTCGGCCAATCTGCTGATCGGCACCATCGACCCGCTCTTGGCCGGCATCACCGAAGAGGCGGCGCGGCTGATCGATCCGACCTATGCGGTTACGGCGACGGCCAACTACTACTTCATGGCGGCATCGACCTTCCTGGTGACCATCGTCGGCTCGCTGGTCAGCATCTTCATCGTCGAGCCCAAGCTGGGCGCCTATGATTCCTCGCGCGCCGACCCGGAAGTGCTCAAGGGCGGGGCCGCCGAGCCGCTGACGCCCATCGAGAAGAAGGGTCTGGGCTGGGCCGGTCTGGCCGTGCTGGCGGTTCTGGCCCTGATGGCTCTGACGCTCGTTCCCGAATGGGGCGTGCTGCGCAATCCTGAGACCGGAGACCAGTTGCGGTCGCCCTTCTTCTCGGGCTTCGCGGTGTGGATACTGATCTTCTTTTTGGCCATCGGCGTCGCCTATGGGCGGGCTGTAGGCACGGTGAAGAACGACCGCGACGTCATCGACGGCATGGCGATGGCGATGTCCACGCTGGGCCTTTACATGGTCATCGTCTTCTTCGCGGCCCAGTTCGTCGCCTTCTTCAACTGGTCGAACCTGGGCGCCATCACGGCGGTGAACGGCGCGCAGGTGCTTCAGGACCTGGGCCTCACCGGACCCGCCCTGTTCATCGGCTTCATCCTGATGTGCTGCATCGTCAATCTGATGCTGGGCTCGGCCTCGGCGCAGTGGGCGATGACGGCACCGATCTTCGTGCCGATGCTGATGCTGATCGGCTATTCACCCGAGGTCATCCAGGCGGCCTATCGGATCGGGGATTCCACCACCAACATCATCACCCCGATGATGAGCTACTTCGGCCTGATCCTGGCCTGGGCGGTGCGCTTCGACAAAAAGGTCGGCATCGGCACCATGATCGCGATGATGCTGCCCTATTCGATCTTCTTCACCATCACCTGGATGGCGCTGTTCTTCCTTTGGGTGTTCGGCCTGGGCCTGCCGGTCGGGCCCGGATCGCCGACCTTCTACAGCGTGGGCTAG
- a CDS encoding MaoC family dehydratase, with translation MTKPSELQDLIGQEVGLSRWITVDQDRIDAFARITEDEQFIHVDPEAAKATPFGGTIAHGFLTLSLASAMSYDAVKPLDGVVMGVNYGFDKLRFLAPVPAGSRIRGRFKLLAAEDKGGGRWLLKHELTVEIEGADKPALIAEWLGMQMVAPGG, from the coding sequence ATGACCAAGCCTTCCGAGCTGCAAGACCTGATCGGCCAGGAGGTCGGCCTCAGCCGCTGGATCACCGTCGACCAGGACCGCATCGACGCCTTCGCCAGGATCACCGAGGACGAGCAGTTCATCCATGTCGATCCCGAGGCCGCCAAGGCCACGCCCTTCGGCGGAACCATCGCCCACGGCTTCCTGACCCTCAGCCTGGCCTCGGCCATGAGCTATGATGCGGTCAAGCCGCTGGACGGCGTGGTGATGGGCGTCAACTACGGCTTCGACAAGCTGCGCTTCCTGGCCCCCGTGCCCGCCGGGTCGCGCATCCGCGGCCGCTTCAAACTGCTGGCGGCCGAGGACAAGGGCGGCGGACGGTGGCTGCTCAAGCACGAGCTGACCGTCGAGATCGAGGGCGCGGACAAGCCGGCCCTGATCGCCGAATGGCTGGGCATGCAGATGGTCGCGCCGGGGGGCTGA
- the hemC gene encoding hydroxymethylbilane synthase, whose translation MSALVRIGTRRSRLALAQSGMMQRAIGAALGVAPADLDAAVPLVEMVTTGDRIQDRRLLEVGGKALFTKEIEEALLDGRVDVAVHSMKDVPADQPEGLCIAAVPEREDARDAFISEAWATFDDLPADARLGTASLRRQAQALAARPDLKIEMLRGNVDTRLRRLADGDFDAILLAVSGLNRLGRPEVIGERLSLDRFLPAPGQGALALQTRAEDLNAAWVDALNHAETALCIAAERGAMRALEGSCRTAVGAHAAITDGRLRLTTEMLSPDGSARWRRSGEIQAEAGEDAARELGEHLGAQVHDAAGDQRIAL comes from the coding sequence ATGTCCGCTCTCGTCCGTATCGGCACCCGCCGCTCGCGCCTGGCGCTGGCTCAGTCCGGCATGATGCAGCGCGCCATCGGCGCCGCGCTGGGCGTCGCCCCGGCCGATCTGGACGCCGCCGTGCCCCTGGTCGAGATGGTCACCACCGGCGACCGCATCCAGGACCGCCGCCTGCTCGAGGTCGGGGGCAAGGCGCTGTTCACCAAGGAGATCGAGGAAGCCCTGCTGGACGGCCGCGTCGACGTCGCCGTCCATTCCATGAAGGACGTGCCCGCCGACCAGCCCGAGGGTCTGTGCATCGCCGCCGTGCCCGAACGCGAGGACGCGCGCGACGCCTTCATCAGCGAGGCCTGGGCGACCTTCGACGATCTGCCGGCCGATGCGCGCCTGGGCACCGCCAGCCTGCGCCGCCAGGCCCAGGCCCTGGCCGCGCGCCCGGACCTGAAGATCGAAATGCTGCGCGGCAATGTCGACACGCGCCTGCGCCGCCTGGCCGACGGCGATTTCGACGCCATCCTGCTGGCCGTCTCGGGCCTGAACCGCCTGGGCCGGCCCGAGGTGATCGGCGAGCGTCTGTCGCTGGACCGGTTCCTGCCGGCCCCCGGCCAAGGCGCCCTGGCGCTGCAGACCCGCGCCGAGGACCTGAACGCCGCCTGGGTTGACGCCCTGAACCACGCCGAGACCGCCCTGTGCATCGCCGCCGAGCGCGGGGCCATGCGCGCGCTCGAAGGGTCGTGCCGCACCGCCGTCGGCGCCCACGCCGCCATCACGGACGGCCGGCTGCGCCTGACCACGGAAATGCTCAGCCCCGACGGCTCGGCCCGCTGGCGCCGGTCCGGCGAGATCCAGGCCGAGGCAGGCGAGGACGCCGCGCGCGAACTGGGCGAACACCTGGGCGCACAGGTGCACGACGCCGCCGGCGACCAGAGGATCGCGCTCTGA
- a CDS encoding phasin family protein has protein sequence MTKLEQAARRGRRIASDARHASEALVAGGELLQASHEVIAARMEILAAGLTDPTKADLAEMALMSSEKVEALSASASALGVRMGGVGQRLARDTAREASLAGQAVSALAGAASPQAFAAIQMNYAFGWWDRAARSLTALNGEMIRAQAEAMKPLHDAATANAKRLKR, from the coding sequence ATGACAAAACTTGAACAGGCCGCCCGGCGCGGACGACGCATCGCCAGTGACGCGAGGCACGCGTCCGAGGCGCTGGTCGCCGGCGGCGAACTGCTGCAGGCCTCGCACGAAGTCATCGCCGCGCGGATGGAGATCCTGGCCGCCGGCCTGACCGATCCCACCAAGGCGGATCTGGCCGAAATGGCCCTGATGAGCTCGGAGAAGGTCGAGGCCCTGTCGGCCTCGGCCTCGGCCCTGGGCGTCCGCATGGGCGGCGTGGGCCAGCGACTGGCGCGTGACACGGCGCGCGAGGCCAGCCTGGCGGGCCAGGCCGTTTCCGCCTTGGCCGGCGCGGCCTCGCCCCAGGCCTTCGCCGCCATCCAGATGAACTACGCCTTCGGCTGGTGGGACCGCGCGGCGCGCAGCCTGACGGCGCTGAACGGCGAAATGATCCGCGCCCAGGCCGAGGCGATGAAGCCCCTCCACGACGCCGCCACGGCCAATGCCAAACGGCTGAAGCGCTAG
- a CDS encoding Crp/Fnr family transcriptional regulator — MQSVTISNRLLADLPEPERLQIKSIAVVVDFEPGHVFAEAGHAPPHVWFIEAGLATAHVVLSDGRMVGVMVFGPEGAINLAAPAAGRPSPVRVTAQTSGRALRVEQARLKALTSVGSALTELILTYGATLQSDLHKAVACNAVHAAPRRLATWLLRCHRRIEGDILPLKQEDFAGLLGAQRSTINAAAQSLQAAGAVSYSRGRVRVLNRETLARLACECAPR; from the coding sequence ATGCAAAGCGTCACCATATCCAACCGCCTGTTGGCTGATCTGCCGGAACCCGAACGACTGCAGATCAAGTCCATCGCCGTCGTCGTGGACTTCGAACCTGGCCACGTCTTCGCCGAAGCGGGCCATGCGCCGCCCCATGTCTGGTTCATCGAAGCCGGTCTGGCGACGGCCCATGTGGTCCTGAGCGACGGACGGATGGTCGGCGTGATGGTGTTCGGTCCCGAGGGGGCGATAAATCTGGCGGCGCCGGCGGCCGGGCGGCCGTCCCCCGTCCGCGTGACGGCCCAGACCTCGGGTCGCGCCCTTCGTGTCGAGCAGGCTCGCTTAAAGGCCCTGACGAGCGTCGGCTCAGCCCTGACCGAACTGATTTTGACGTATGGCGCGACCTTGCAGTCCGATCTGCACAAGGCCGTGGCCTGCAACGCCGTGCACGCCGCGCCTCGACGTCTGGCGACCTGGTTGCTGCGTTGCCACAGACGGATCGAGGGCGACATCCTTCCGCTGAAACAGGAAGACTTCGCCGGCTTGCTGGGCGCCCAGCGATCGACCATCAACGCCGCCGCCCAAAGCCTCCAGGCCGCTGGGGCCGTGTCCTATTCCCGAGGCCGCGTCAGGGTTCTGAACCGCGAGACGCTGGCCCGCCTGGCCTGTGAATGCGCGCCTCGCTGA
- the tsaD gene encoding tRNA (adenosine(37)-N6)-threonylcarbamoyltransferase complex transferase subunit TsaD, translated as MTDRADYSSTAAAATKARPAPLTVLGLETSCDETAASVVRLSDAGAEVLSSVVHSQIDDHAAYGGVVPEIAARSHVEMIDGVARRAMAEAGVDWRALDGVAATAGPGLVGGVMVGLSYGKAAALARGLPLIAVNHLEGHAVSARLGAQTRYPFLLLLVSGGHCQLLEVRGIGDMTRLGTTIDDAAGEAFDKIAKAMGLGYPGGPAMERLAAGGDGSRFDLPRALLGRKDCDFSFSGLKTAASRLADTCETEQDRADLADAVQNAIARQLTERTERAMQAYAQTHDHRLFIVAGGVAANRTVRSRLTEAATRHGFDFLAPPLAYCTDNAAMIALAGAERLEKGLVSDIDVAARPRWPLDEARAISDPVHLKAGRKGAKA; from the coding sequence ATGACAGACCGCGCGGACTATAGCAGCACGGCGGCGGCGGCAACCAAGGCGCGCCCTGCGCCCCTGACCGTGCTGGGCCTGGAGACCAGCTGCGACGAGACCGCCGCCTCGGTTGTGCGGCTGTCGGACGCGGGCGCCGAGGTGCTGTCCAGCGTGGTCCACAGCCAGATCGACGACCATGCGGCCTATGGAGGCGTGGTGCCCGAAATCGCGGCCCGCAGCCATGTCGAGATGATCGACGGCGTCGCGCGCCGTGCGATGGCCGAGGCCGGCGTCGACTGGCGCGCACTGGACGGCGTGGCGGCCACGGCCGGGCCGGGCCTGGTCGGCGGGGTCATGGTGGGGCTGAGCTACGGCAAGGCGGCGGCCTTGGCGCGCGGCCTGCCGCTGATCGCCGTCAACCATCTGGAAGGCCATGCGGTGTCGGCGCGGCTGGGGGCGCAGACGCGTTATCCCTTCCTTCTGCTGCTGGTTTCGGGCGGCCATTGCCAGTTGCTGGAGGTGCGCGGCATCGGCGACATGACGCGGCTGGGCACCACCATCGACGACGCCGCCGGCGAGGCCTTCGACAAGATCGCCAAGGCCATGGGCCTGGGCTATCCGGGCGGCCCGGCGATGGAGCGGCTGGCCGCGGGCGGAGACGGCTCGCGCTTCGACCTGCCGCGCGCGCTCTTGGGCCGCAAGGACTGCGACTTCTCCTTTTCGGGGCTCAAGACCGCGGCGTCGCGTCTGGCGGACACCTGCGAGACCGAGCAGGACCGCGCCGACCTGGCCGATGCGGTGCAGAACGCCATCGCGCGCCAGCTGACCGAACGCACCGAGCGGGCGATGCAGGCCTATGCGCAAACGCACGACCACCGCCTTTTTATTGTCGCCGGCGGCGTGGCGGCCAACCGCACGGTGCGGTCGCGGCTGACCGAGGCGGCGACGCGGCACGGCTTCGACTTCCTGGCGCCGCCGCTGGCCTACTGCACCGACAACGCCGCCATGATCGCCCTGGCGGGGGCCGAGCGGCTGGAGAAGGGGCTGGTGTCCGACATCGACGTGGCGGCCCGGCCGCGATGGCCGCTGGACGAGGCGCGCGCCATATCCGATCCTGTGCATCTGAAGGCGGGCCGCAAGGGCGCCAAGGCGTGA
- a CDS encoding threonine/serine dehydratase, with amino-acid sequence MTLHTASFDGVLDAARQIAPAAVRTPLLEHPALNERLGGRVLMKAETMQVAGAFKFRGAYNRISRLTDEERARGVVAYSSGNHAQAVAAAARMVGTSAVIVMPADSPRVKVEGVLAFGGEVRSYDRYSESREAIGEEIASTRGSVLVRPFDDPFVIEGQGTTGLEIVEDARARKVEIDQLLCGASGGGLIAGINLSMAALSPDTRVVGVEPAAYNDTLLSLQAGERLTHAPVAHPTICDALMTDRPGELTFPINQRLSGVETVTDAEVAEAVRYAYRTLKLVVEPGGAVSLAALLTGKVEARGRTSAIVLSGGNVDPGLFSAIIEDRFTPAT; translated from the coding sequence ATGACCCTGCACACCGCCTCCTTCGACGGCGTCCTGGACGCCGCCCGCCAGATCGCCCCCGCCGCCGTCCGCACCCCGCTGCTCGAACATCCGGCCCTCAACGAGCGGCTGGGCGGGCGGGTGCTGATGAAGGCCGAGACCATGCAGGTCGCCGGCGCCTTCAAGTTTCGCGGAGCCTACAACCGCATCAGCCGCCTGACCGACGAGGAAAGGGCGCGCGGCGTAGTGGCCTATTCCTCGGGCAATCACGCCCAGGCCGTGGCCGCCGCCGCCCGCATGGTCGGGACCAGCGCCGTCATCGTCATGCCGGCCGACAGTCCGCGCGTGAAGGTCGAGGGCGTCCTGGCCTTCGGCGGCGAAGTGCGCAGCTATGACCGCTACAGCGAAAGCCGCGAGGCGATCGGCGAGGAGATCGCGTCCACGCGCGGTTCGGTCCTTGTCCGCCCGTTCGACGACCCGTTCGTCATCGAAGGCCAGGGCACGACGGGGCTGGAGATCGTCGAGGACGCGCGCGCTAGAAAGGTCGAGATCGACCAGCTGCTGTGCGGCGCCTCGGGCGGGGGTCTGATCGCCGGGATCAATCTATCGATGGCGGCTCTGTCGCCCGACACCCGCGTCGTCGGGGTGGAGCCGGCGGCCTACAACGACACCCTGCTGTCGCTCCAGGCCGGCGAGCGGCTGACCCATGCGCCGGTGGCGCATCCCACCATCTGCGACGCCCTGATGACGGACCGTCCGGGCGAGCTGACCTTCCCGATCAACCAGCGTCTGTCCGGGGTCGAAACCGTCACCGACGCCGAGGTGGCCGAGGCCGTGCGCTACGCCTATCGCACTCTCAAACTGGTGGTCGAACCGGGCGGCGCGGTGTCGCTGGCGGCGCTGCTGACCGGCAAGGTCGAGGCGCGCGGCCGCACCAGCGCCATCGTTCTGTCGGGCGGGAATGTGGACCCAGGCTTGTTTTCCGCCATCATCGAAGATCGCTTCACCCCCGCGACCTGA